In one Paenibacillus sp. JQZ6Y-1 genomic region, the following are encoded:
- a CDS encoding GTP-binding protein, with protein MTGTQKPLPVTVLSGYLGAGKTTVLNHVLNNRQGLKVAVIVNDMSEINIDAALVREQGGLSRTEEKLVEMSNGCICCTLRDDLLQEVERLTHEGRFDYILIESTGISEPVPVAQTFTYADEESGIDLSQLARLDCMVTVVDANRFWHDYQSGETLLQRGQATGQDDTRDVVDLLIDQIETCDVLLLNKCDLMKPAELEQLESVIRQLQPHAQIIRTVNGEIDPARILNTGLFDFERTSQSSSWIRELELEEHTPETEEYGISSFVYRRRAPFHPERLAEFMNYWPEEVVRAKGLVWLAAEGDMAASLSQAGPSIQFGPAGHWVAALPEDEQTMILQEEDDVRARWDERWGDRLTEMVMIGIGMDRQQLESELDECLLDEQEMQQEWSEFVNPLPWPVHVQ; from the coding sequence ATGACTGGGACACAGAAACCATTGCCGGTGACGGTATTGAGTGGCTATTTGGGAGCAGGCAAGACGACGGTATTGAATCATGTGCTGAACAATCGTCAAGGGCTGAAGGTAGCAGTCATTGTCAATGACATGAGCGAGATCAATATAGATGCTGCATTGGTACGAGAGCAAGGCGGCTTGTCACGCACGGAGGAAAAGCTGGTCGAGATGTCCAATGGCTGCATTTGCTGCACATTACGCGATGATCTGTTGCAGGAGGTAGAGAGACTGACCCATGAAGGGCGTTTCGATTATATTCTAATTGAGTCGACAGGCATTAGTGAACCGGTGCCGGTGGCACAGACCTTTACGTATGCAGATGAAGAGTCGGGGATTGATCTGAGTCAGTTGGCGCGATTGGATTGCATGGTTACCGTTGTGGATGCGAATCGGTTTTGGCATGATTATCAGTCGGGTGAAACACTATTACAACGCGGACAAGCAACAGGGCAGGACGATACGCGTGATGTTGTAGACCTGCTGATTGATCAGATTGAGACATGTGATGTATTACTACTGAATAAATGCGATCTGATGAAGCCTGCTGAGTTGGAACAACTGGAAAGCGTGATCCGTCAGCTACAGCCACATGCACAGATCATTCGTACGGTGAACGGAGAGATTGATCCAGCGCGAATATTGAACACGGGATTGTTTGATTTTGAGCGGACCAGTCAGTCGTCGAGTTGGATACGCGAATTGGAGCTGGAGGAGCATACGCCGGAAACGGAGGAGTATGGAATTAGCTCGTTTGTATATCGTCGACGTGCTCCGTTTCATCCAGAACGCCTGGCAGAATTCATGAACTATTGGCCAGAAGAAGTCGTTCGTGCGAAAGGGCTGGTATGGCTAGCAGCAGAGGGCGATATGGCGGCAAGCCTGAGCCAAGCAGGTCCGTCAATTCAATTTGGACCGGCTGGACATTGGGTTGCGGCATTGCCGGAAGATGAGCAGACGATGATTTTGCAAGAGGAAGATGATGTTCGCGCTCGGTGGGATGAACGTTGGGGTGATCGACTGACGGAAATGGTAATGATCGGCATCGGTATGGATCGTCAACAGTTGGAA